One Loxodonta africana isolate mLoxAfr1 chromosome 8, mLoxAfr1.hap2, whole genome shotgun sequence DNA window includes the following coding sequences:
- the C8H7orf25 gene encoding UPF0415 protein C7orf25 homolog: protein MSANSMLCERIAIAKELIKRAESLSRSRKGGIEGGAKLCSKLKAELKFLQKVEAGKVAIKESHLQSTNLTHLRAIVESAENLEEVVSVLHVFGYTDTLGEKQTLVVDVVANGGHTWVKAIGRKAEALHNIWLGRGQYGDKSIIEQAEDFLQASHQQPVQYSNPHIIFAFYNSVSSPMAEKLKEMGIAVRGDIVAVNSLLDHPEELQLSESESDDEGPELLQVTRVDRANILASVAFPTEIKVDVCRRVNLDITTLITYVSALSYGGCHFIFKEKVLTEQAEQERKEQVLPQLETFMKDKELFACESAVKDFQSILDTLGGPGERERATMLIKRISVVPDQPSERALRLVASSKINSRSLTIFGTGDTLKAITMTANSGFVRAANNQGVKFSVFIHQPRALTESKEALATPLPKDHTAGSEY from the coding sequence ATGTCTGCAAACTCCATGCTCTGTGAACGAATAGCCATAGCCAAGGAACTGATCAAGAGAGCAGAATCCCTTTCTAGATCAAGAAAAGGTGGCATAGAAGGTGGTGCAAAGCTCTGCAGCAAATTGAAGGCTGaattaaaatttttacaaaaagTAGAAGCTGGGAAAGTAGCTATTAAAGAATCTCATTTACAGAGCACGAATCTAACACACTTAAGAGCCATTGTGGAATCAGCAGAAAACCTGGAAGAAGTTGTTAGTGTTCTTCATGTCTTTGGTTACACAGATACCTTGGGAGAAAAGCAGACCCTTGTGGTGGATGTAGTTGCAAATGGTGGTCATACTTGGGTGAAAGCCATTGGCCGAAAGGCTGAAGCACTGCATAACATTTGGCTGGGCAGGGGCCAGTATGGTGACAAAAGCATCATTGAGCAGGCTGAAGACTTCCTCCAGGCCAGTCACCAGCAGCCAGTGCAATACAGCAACCCTCACATTATCTTTGCGTTTTACAACAGTGTCTCCAGCCCCATGGCagagaagctgaaagaaatgggCATAGCTGTGAGAGGAGACATAGTGGCAGTTAACTCTCTATTAGATCACCCTGAAGAGCTCCAGCTGAGTGAGAGTGAATCGGATGATGAGGGCCCTGAACTTTTGCAGGTGACCAGGGTAGACCGGGCAAATATACTAGCAAGTGTTGCGTTTCCAACAGAGATTAAGGTTGATGTGTGCAGAAGAGTAAATCTGGATATTACTACTTTAATTACATATGTATCAGCCCTCAGTTATGGAGGCTGCCACTTTATCTTCAAAGAAAAAGTGCTCACAGAACAAGCAGAGCAGGAGAGAAAAGAACAGGTTCTACCTCAGCTGGAGACATTTATGAAGGACAAGGAGTTGTTTGCTTGTGAATCTGCCGTCAAGGATTTTCAGTCTATTCTAGATACCTTAGGGGGacctggggagagagagagggccaCTATGCTAATTAAGCGAATCAGTGTGGTACCAGACCAGCCTTCTGAGCGTGCCTTGAGACTAGTGGCTAGTTCAAAAATCAATAGCCGCTCGTTAACTATTTTTGGAACAGGAGACACCCTAAAAGCCATCACAATGACTGCAAATAGTGGTTTTGTCAGAGCTGCTAACAACCAGGGCGTTAAGTTTAGTGTGTTTATTCATCAGCCCAGAGCACTTACTGAGAGCAAAGAGGCCCTTGCTACCCCTTTACCAAAAGACCACACAGCTGGCAGTGAATACTAA
- the PSMA2 gene encoding proteasome subunit alpha type-2 codes for MAERGYSFSLTTFSPSGKLVQIEYALAAVAGGAPSVGIKAANGVVLATEKKQKSILYDERSVHKVEPVTKHIGLVYSGMGPDYRVLVHRARKLAQQYYLVYQEPIPTAQLVQRVASVMQEYTQSGGVRPFGVSLLICGWNEGRPYLFQSDPSGAYFAWKATAMGKNYVNGKTFLEKRYNEDLELEDAIHTAILTLKESFEGQMTEDNIEVGICNEAGFRRLTPTEVKDYLAAIA; via the exons ATGGCGGAGCGTGGCTACAGCTTTTCGCTGACAACATTCAG cccatcTGGTAAACTTGTCCAGATTGAATATGCCTTGGCTGCTGTAGCTGGAGGAGCCCCTTCAGTGGGAATAAAAG ctGCAAATGGTGTGGTGCTAGCAACTGAAAAGAAACAGAAGTCCATCTTGTATGATGAGCGGAGTGTGCACAAAGTGGAGCCGGTCACCAAGCATATAGGGCTGGTGTATAGCGGCATGGGCCCGGATTACAG AGTACTTGTACACAGAGCTCGGAAACTAGCTCAGCAATACTATCTTGTTTACCAAGAGCCCATTCCCACAGCGCAGCTGGTACAGAGGGTAGCTTCTGTAATGCAAGAATACACTCAGTCAGG tgGCGTACGTCCATTTGGAGTTTCTTTACTTATTTGTGGTTGGAATGAGGGACGACCTTATTTATTTCAGTCAGATCCATCT GGAGCTTACTTTGCCTGGAAGGCCACAGCAATGGGAAAGAACTATGTGAATGGGAAAACGTTCCTGGAGAAAAG atataatgaAGATCTGGAACTCGAAGATGCCATCCATACAGCTATCTTAACCCTAAAG GAAAGCTTTGAAGGGCAAATGACAGAAGATAACATAGAAGTTGGAATCTGCAATGAAGCTGGATTTAGGAGGCTTACTCCAACTGAAGTTAAGGACTACTTGGCTGCCATAGCCTAA
- the MRPL32 gene encoding large ribosomal subunit protein bL32m — translation MASAMLVLVLPPWPSARGLLRNCLERLQRNLPQSRLGFPSLPSGPALAVQGPAIVGEQADDTSGSKEISSLLDGIFWMAAPKNRRSIEVNRCRRRNPQKLIKVKHNIDVCPECGHLKQKHVLCGYCYEKVRKETAEIRRQIGKAEGGPFKAPTTETMVLYAGETPAEQDQGKRIIERDRKRPSWFTQN, via the exons ATGGCGTCGGCCATGCTGGTGTTGGTTCTTCCGCCGTGGCCGTCAGCCCGGGGGCTGCTCCGAAACTGCTTGGAGCGGCTGCAGCGGAACCTTCCGCAGAGCCGACTGGGCTTTCCCAGCCTTCCTTCGG GACCAGCATTAGCAGTCCAGGGCCCAGCGATAGTTGGAGAACAAGCAGATGATACCAGTGGAAGTAAGGAGATTTCCAGCCTTTTGGATGGTATCTTTTGGATGGCAGCTCCCAAAAACAGACGCAGTATTGAAGTTAACCGGTGTAGGAGAAGAAACCCTCAGAAACTTATTAAAGTTAAG CATAATATAGACGTTTGTCCTGAATGTGGTCACCTGAAACAGAAACACGTCCTTTGTGGCTATTGCTATGAGAAGGTGCGCAAGGAGACTGCAGAAATCAGAAGACAGATAGGGAAAGCAGAAGGGGGTCCTTTTAAGGCTCCTACCACAGAGACAATGGTTCTGTACGCGGGAGAGACACCAGCAGAACAAGATCAGGGCAAGAGGATCATTGAACGAGACCGGAAGCGACCATCCTGGTTTACCCAGAATTGA